The sequence below is a genomic window from Nostoc flagelliforme CCNUN1.
TAAATTTAGAGATGCCCAATCAGGATCACAACCACAAGAAATTGCTCAAGCTGAGGCTCAAATTCAGTCAGCTAAATCTGATGTAGAACTAGCACAGTCACGAGCCAAACGATACACACAATTGAGAAAAGAGGGTGCTGTTTCCCAAGATACCTTAGAAGGATATATCAAAGAACAGCAAAGTGCTGAAGCTGCTCTTGTCGTAGCTCAGAAACGCCTAGACCAACTCCGCCAAAGCAGAAATTCTAGTATCAATGAGCTAGCTGGTGCCCTAGAACAACAGAAACAAAACTTAAGGCAACTAGAAAATGGTTCTCGCCCAGAAGAAATTGCCCAAGCGCGATCGCAAGTAAGCCAAGCAGCTGCCCAAGTCCAAGCTGCCCAAGTTCAAGTGCAATACACAAAAGTCTTTGCACCTTTCACTGGCATTGTTGGTGATATTCCAACAAAGGTGGGAGATTATGTGGAAAAAGCAGACCAGCTCACTACACTGACTAGAAACGACTCTTTAGAACTGAATATTTCCGTCCCCCTAGAAGAAGCCAAAAAGCTGCGCTTGGGATTACCAGTGCAAATGCTGAACGCCCAAGGTAAACCCACAGCAAGGGGTAAGGTGAGTTTCATCTCTCCAAATGCCAGTTCAGATTCGCAGACAGTTTTGGTTAAAGCTAACTTTGGGAATTCTAGAAGTCAACTGATCAATCGCCAGTCAGTCCAAACCAAAGTAATCTGGAACCAACGTCCAGGAATTTTAATTCCAGTTACAGCAATATCTCGCCTGGGTGGGGAAACTTTTGTGTTTGTGGCTCAAGCGCCAGAAAAGAAAGCTGAAGCGCCAGCAGAAAAAAAAGCTGAAGCACCATCTTTAGTTGCTCAACAAAAACCTGTGAAATTGGGAGTTATTGAGGGGAATAATTATCAAGTTATCGAAGGACTAAAAGCTGGGGACAAAATTGTTGTTTCCGGTATTCTCAACCTAACTAATGGCGTTCCTATTACTCCTGCACCGGAAGAAGTGGGTAGTCGGAAGCTTTAGTTGAAGATGGGAGATGAGAGAGTAGGGGGAGCAGGGGAAGCAGGGGGAGTAGGGGGAGATAAGGCAGATGAGGGAGACAAGGAGAATAACCAATGCCCAATGCCCCATGCCCCATGCCCCATGCCCTATGCCCTATGCCCTATGCCCAAGTTTCGTTCCAACCCAAAAGATATTGGTAAACTATACGTTCGTTCTCAAAAGAATCAAATGATTCCTTTGAGTAACTTAGTTACAGTTACTCCGACTGTGGCAGCGCAAACAATAAATCACTACAATCTGTTCCGCTCAATTGAAATTAATGGTGCCGCCGCTCCTGGTTCTAGTTCTGGAGACGCAATTAAAGCAATGGAACAAGTTGCTAAAGAAGTTTTACCAGCAGGTTATGGCTATGAATGGTCAGGGACTGCATTAGAAGAAATAGATTCTGGTGGTTTAGCACCCCTGATTTTTGGATTAGGAATAATCTTTGTGTTTTTAGTACTAGCAGCTCAATATGAGAATTACGTTGACCCCTTTATCATTCTGTTATCAGTTCCATTAGCTATCTTTGGAGCGCTATGAGTATCTCATTTTAATCTTTGATATCGAAACTATAGAGACTGGGGCAAGTCAATTTTAATGCTGATTCCTGGGCTTGATGTTAGAGACATATAGTCTATATTACTATTGGAATATAGACTATATGTCTACTTTTCTGATACAAGTAACTTGGTCAACAATAAACTAATGCAGTCAGCAAATATTGACATGAATAGTTGCACAAAAATTTTATCTGCTATAGCTGGTAGTTTCCTAAGTTTAGTAACAATAGGTGTTAACTCAGCACAAGCTAGCAACTTTACGTTTACATCAATCGTTAACGTAAGGGATAATAAGGACTTCTTCGATGCTGGTGGTAGCTTCTTCGATGTCGGTGGTGGCCCCATCAACGATAATGGTACAGTAGCTTTTGCTGTTGCCACCTCAAATGGTGAAGGCATCTTTACTAGCAACGGCGGCGGAGCGTTTACCACTGTTCTTAAACCGTCACCACGCTCATCTAGTCTCAATGGTCTTGCAATTAACAATAGTGATACAGTAGCCTTCGGAACTCTTGGTAGTGCTTTTGAAGGATCACTCTTTATCAGTAAGGATGGGAATATTACCAAAGTTGCTACATTAGCAGATTTCTTTGAGTTGAACAACAATGATACATTGGTTTTCACCACTTTCGACGACTTATTTAATAAGAAGATTGTTACTGCCAATGGTGGACTTGTGACAACTGTGGTGGATACTAGCGGATCATTTTCATCTTTCGACCAAAATACTGCGATTAACGACTCTAATGTAGTGGCTTTTCAAGCTACATTAAAAGATGGAAGATCAGGTGTTTTCACGATTAAAGATGGGACAATTACAACGATCGCTGATAATACTAGTTTGTTTTTGGGTGGATTTTTTGGTGTTGGCATTAATAATACAGGAACAGTGATATTTAATGCTCCACTAGGGAGCAGGGAAGCAAAGATATTTACAGGCGATGGTGAAGAAATTAACACTGTTGCCGACACTAGTGGCTCCTTTAATGGATTGATTGGTGGTGTAATTAATAACAACAATCAAGTAGCTTTCGGCGCAACATTACTTAATGGGGCAGAAAATGTTTTTGGGGATGGTATTTTTACAGGATCAGACCCCGTTGCAGATAAAGTGATTGCCATTGGGGACTCCCTTTTAGGAGGTACTGTTACCAATCTTTTGTTTAGGGATCTAAATAATTCTGGTCAAATTTCGTTCTTGGCAGACTTTATAGATGACAGTGGTAAGACTTTCAGAGGTGTTTTCCGTGCCGATCCAGTTTCTAAATCAATTCCCGAATCTACTTCCACGTTAGGCTTACTAGCTTTTGGCGCTTTAGGCACAGGTTTAACTCTCAAAAGAAAACTAAAACAGATATAAATAGTTAAACATCGCCATTTTCTTATCCAATCAGATTTTTTATTCACCTGATTTTTTTGCTGGAAACGCTTGTAAATCAGGTCTTTTAGGGAATGAAACAGCCCTGCTTTTTAAAGGGGCTAGGGGAATTTTTATATAACTTAATACTTACAAACATCCTCTGATTAATGAAGCTTAGAATTCCTTTAATGAGTCTTTGACACTCATTAATGAAGCTGAGAACTCCTTTAATGAGTCTTTGATACTCATTAATGAAGCTGAGAACTCCTTTAATGAGTCTTTGATACTCATTAATGAGGCTCAGAACTCCGTCGCGTTTAAATTTTAACCTAGACGCCTAGCGGCTTGTTGCAGGCTAACGCACAGGACACAGAGAAAAGAGAATAGTGCTTTATTTGAGCAATCTTAGTCCACTAAGGGTAACTAACACTGTAGAACCTTCATGCCCAATGACACCGATGGGTAAGTTAATATTTCCCAGAAAGTTGCCCACCAAAAGCAACATAATGAAACCCAACGCTACGAATATATTTTGTTTTACTATGGCTTGCGATCGCCTACCTAAATGTATCGCCACCGCAATTTTTTCTAACCTGTCTGCCATCAGTACTATATCTGCGGTTTCCAGTGCTACATCACTACCAGATACTCCCATCGCTATACCTACAGATGCTTGTGCTAGGGCTGGTGCATCATTAATCCCATCGCCCACCATTGCAACTGTTTGATATTCTTGCTGTAGACGGCGGATAACATCTAGCTTATCTTCTGGCAGGAGTTGAGCATACACCCGATCAATTCCTACTGCTTTGGCGACACTGTGAGCAGTTTCCTGATTATCCCCGGTTAACATGACAATTTGTTCAACTCCTAGTTTTTTTAACCGGGTAATGGTTGCGGCTGCTTGCGATCTTACTTCATCTGCGATCGCAATTACACCCATCACCTTTGCTATATTTCCCTGTGCTACCCAAACCACAGTTTTACCTTCTTGCTCCAAAGATTGAGCCATTTTTCGCAATTCTTCAGGTAAATTTGTTACATACTTTTGCACAAAAACGGCATTCCCCACAATTACCTGTTGTTCTTGGGCGATTCCCACAATTCCCTGTCCAGGTATAGCTTGTACTTGAACTGCACCAACCCAATCCAAATCACCAGCTGCCTGCACAATTGCTTTACCGATGGGATGTTCTGAATATGATTCCACACTTACGGCTGCTTTTAATACATCTGCTTGTGTGTATTCACTGCCTGCAATTACCTGGAATACCTGCACCTGTCCTGTTGTGAGAGTACCAGTTTTATCAAATGCGATCGCTCGGACTTTGCCAATCTTCTCCAACTGCGCCCCATTTTTAAACAAAATCCCTTGTCTTGCACCATTGGCGATTCCTGAAAGTAGGGTGGGCATAATTGCAGCCATCAGCGCACAGGGAGAAGCCACCACCAAGAAAGTAAGCGCCCGATAAATCGTCGTTTCCCAATCCCAACCCCAGAGAAAGGGCGGTAAAGTTGCCAGTAATATCCCGGCTACTACAATGACTTTGGCATATCCTTTCTCAAAGCGATCGATAAACTCTTGCGAAGGAGGAGCTTCTGTCTGCGCTTGTTCTACTAGGCGAATCACACGCTGAATTAAGCTACTTTGGGCTGGTTTGTGTACCTTAATCTGCAATGCACCATAGCCGTTGAGTGTGCCAGCAAATACTTCTGCGCCCACTGTTTTCTCTATAGGTAAAGACTCGCCTGTGATTGCAGCTTGATTGAGAGTGCTGTAACCAGATATAATTATCCCATCGGTAGGAATTAGCTCTCCGGGTTTGACGACAATCTCATCACCGACTTTTAGCTGACTAATAGGAATTTCCTCTTCCTTCCCCTGAAGCAAAACCCTTGCTGTATCTGGCGTCAGGCTCATCAAACTCCTGATACTCCGCTCAGTTCGCTGCATGGCGTAGCCTTCTAGTGCGCCACTGATAGCAAAGATGAGAATCAAAATTGCCCCATCAATAATTAGATGATATTCTCTTCGCCATAAGCCGAGACTAGCAGCACCAATAGCCGCCACAATCATCAGCAAATCTACATCAAGTTCTTTTTCTTTGAAGAGAGTAGTCAATCCTTCCCGCGCACTTTCGTAACCACCAATTACATAAGCGGCGGGTAGCAGCAGTAACGCCAATCCCAACCAACCCAGATGCAAGGCGAACCATCCGAGAAGTAATAGTAAGCCACACAAAAGGGCTGCTACGGTATCTGCGTGTTCTCTGGTGAATTGGCCCAAACGTTGGGGGTAGAGCATGAGAGGTGAATTAACAGGGACTCTCTCATGCTAAACCTTGACATTAATGTTAATGTCAAGGTTTAGCATGATTTTAAAACGCTCTAAGGGCACTGAGGGAAGCGCAGAGGTACGCAGAGTTAAATTTTTGTCTGTGTTATGGGAGCATTTTTCAAAAGCAGGATGTGGGTAAATGAGACGATTTAACTGTTAGCTTTAAAATTGCACTAGGAGAAAAAAATCTATGCTAAAGCGAATATATATTGATAACTTTCGCGGTTTAGTAAATTTTGAGATGAATTTTGACTCGATTAACCTGTTTCTTGGTGGTAATGGGACAGGTAAATCAACTGTTTTTGAAGCCTTACGGAGAATTCAACTTTTCATAAGTGGGGTCGCTAAGGTAGAAGGGATTTTCCCATTTTTTGACTGCACTCGCTGGCAAACTTTACCAATTCAGCGTTTTGAAATAGAAATTGACGGGAATAATGGCAACTATAAATATGAACTTTCTATTGAACATAATCGAGAAAATAGCCATGTACAATATGAACGTTTGTGGTTTGATAACCAACCTTTATTAAAGTTCGAGATGGGCGAAGTTCAAATTTTTTATGACAATCATTCACTTGGACCAAAATATCCTTTTAATTGGTCTCAGTCCATATTACCTTTATTACTAGGGAACAATGACATCACAAAGCTGTCGTGGTTCAAACAGCGCATGGAGCGATTTATTATTGTACAAATTATTCCTAATCTGATAATTAATAGTAGTGAAAAAGAAGAAACCCAATTGACTCCTAGAATGGAAAATTTTGTCTCTTGGTATCGCTATATTTCACAGGATCAGGGCAAGGTAGCTGAATTAATGAATGTTTTAAAAAATGTATTAGATGGTTTTGTAAGCTTTAAATTTGATCAGTTTAGAGAAGGCTATCGAACTTTAAAATTAAGATTTACAAGCGATGGATAACGTTCAAATATTATTGATTATTATTTTAATGAACTATCTGATGGACAAAAAGTCCTAATTGCCCTGTACACGCTTCTTTATTGCACTCAGTCTGAAGATTATACACTGTGTATTGATGAACCAGAGAATTTTTTAGCCCTGCCAGAAATTCAGCCTTGGCTAATTCAGCTTTATGACCTTTGCAGTGAGGGAAAAATGCAGGCTTTGCTAATTTCTCATCATCCTGAACTAATTAATTATCTTTTAGCATCACCTATAGGTTATTGGTTTGAGCGTCAGAGTAATGCTCCTGTGCGAGTGAAAAAAATTAGCAATGAGGTTGCAGAAAATACTGGATTACCCATTTCAGAATTGATTGCGCGGGGATGGCTGTATGAGCCAGCGTAGAATACAGATTCTTGTCTTGTGTGAGGATAGGCAACAAGAGGTTTTTGCTCGTCATTTTCTAAAAATACGAGGCTTTAATGGAACAATCAGATTTTTGCCTT
It includes:
- a CDS encoding efflux RND transporter periplasmic adaptor subunit — protein: MSHSEFPDSPLPIETEQASVNDSNQESQPLPERSPKPPQKRRWPLLLGIVLLIAGVGFGWRWWQTTNASNAPPGGPAAGQPMAIPVKLATVQTETVQESSEFIGSLEAPRSAIIKPQVEGRVTQIFVQEGNRVQQGQVIISLQSDDVQAQLSQAKGALEQAQARLAELQAGTRQEEVAQARAQLAQAQAKFRDAQSGSQPQEIAQAEAQIQSAKSDVELAQSRAKRYTQLRKEGAVSQDTLEGYIKEQQSAEAALVVAQKRLDQLRQSRNSSINELAGALEQQKQNLRQLENGSRPEEIAQARSQVSQAAAQVQAAQVQVQYTKVFAPFTGIVGDIPTKVGDYVEKADQLTTLTRNDSLELNISVPLEEAKKLRLGLPVQMLNAQGKPTARGKVSFISPNASSDSQTVLVKANFGNSRSQLINRQSVQTKVIWNQRPGILIPVTAISRLGGETFVFVAQAPEKKAEAPAEKKAEAPSLVAQQKPVKLGVIEGNNYQVIEGLKAGDKIVVSGILNLTNGVPITPAPEEVGSRKL
- a CDS encoding DUF7453 family protein, yielding MNSCTKILSAIAGSFLSLVTIGVNSAQASNFTFTSIVNVRDNKDFFDAGGSFFDVGGGPINDNGTVAFAVATSNGEGIFTSNGGGAFTTVLKPSPRSSSLNGLAINNSDTVAFGTLGSAFEGSLFISKDGNITKVATLADFFELNNNDTLVFTTFDDLFNKKIVTANGGLVTTVVDTSGSFSSFDQNTAINDSNVVAFQATLKDGRSGVFTIKDGTITTIADNTSLFLGGFFGVGINNTGTVIFNAPLGSREAKIFTGDGEEINTVADTSGSFNGLIGGVINNNNQVAFGATLLNGAENVFGDGIFTGSDPVADKVIAIGDSLLGGTVTNLLFRDLNNSGQISFLADFIDDSGKTFRGVFRADPVSKSIPESTSTLGLLAFGALGTGLTLKRKLKQI
- a CDS encoding heavy metal translocating P-type ATPase encodes the protein MLYPQRLGQFTREHADTVAALLCGLLLLLGWFALHLGWLGLALLLLPAAYVIGGYESAREGLTTLFKEKELDVDLLMIVAAIGAASLGLWRREYHLIIDGAILILIFAISGALEGYAMQRTERSIRSLMSLTPDTARVLLQGKEEEIPISQLKVGDEIVVKPGELIPTDGIIISGYSTLNQAAITGESLPIEKTVGAEVFAGTLNGYGALQIKVHKPAQSSLIQRVIRLVEQAQTEAPPSQEFIDRFEKGYAKVIVVAGILLATLPPFLWGWDWETTIYRALTFLVVASPCALMAAIMPTLLSGIANGARQGILFKNGAQLEKIGKVRAIAFDKTGTLTTGQVQVFQVIAGSEYTQADVLKAAVSVESYSEHPIGKAIVQAAGDLDWVGAVQVQAIPGQGIVGIAQEQQVIVGNAVFVQKYVTNLPEELRKMAQSLEQEGKTVVWVAQGNIAKVMGVIAIADEVRSQAAATITRLKKLGVEQIVMLTGDNQETAHSVAKAVGIDRVYAQLLPEDKLDVIRRLQQEYQTVAMVGDGINDAPALAQASVGIAMGVSGSDVALETADIVLMADRLEKIAVAIHLGRRSQAIVKQNIFVALGFIMLLLVGNFLGNINLPIGVIGHEGSTVLVTLSGLRLLK
- a CDS encoding AAA family ATPase; this translates as MLKRIYIDNFRGLVNFEMNFDSINLFLGGNGTGKSTVFEALRRIQLFISGVAKVEGIFPFFDCTRWQTLPIQRFEIEIDGNNGNYKYELSIEHNRENSHVQYERLWFDNQPLLKFEMGEVQIFYDNHSLGPKYPFNWSQSILPLLLGNNDITKLSWFKQRMERFIIVQIIPNLIINSSEKEETQLTPRMENFVSWYRYISQDQGKVAELMNVLKNVLDGFVSFKFDQFREGYRTLKLRFTSDG
- a CDS encoding AAA family ATPase; its protein translation is MDYYFNELSDGQKVLIALYTLLYCTQSEDYTLCIDEPENFLALPEIQPWLIQLYDLCSEGKMQALLISHHPELINYLLASPIGYWFERQSNAPVRVKKISNEVAENTGLPISELIARGWLYEPA